Proteins encoded together in one Amblyomma americanum isolate KBUSLIRL-KWMA chromosome 1, ASM5285725v1, whole genome shotgun sequence window:
- the LOC144113795 gene encoding RNA-binding protein NOB1 — MVVAVRDGGSCELCELVFAKAVNLFRTCSLCGAMEPVMLLGARVKHLVVDSGGFIKNAALHEIGKEIYTLPEVVNEIKDKATKQRLQVLPYTINYRVPSPEAVKIISDFSKLTGDYPSLSAVDIKVLALTYMLEKEHVGTDHLCKKPKCMEVQGTGAPRDAVASPGFFGALTIEENTQKPKSVEPASCADETSEDEADLAEEDSSDGEWITPGNITEIKKEMGLLTLEEVPIPVACISTDFAVQNVLIQMGLKAVSVDGMAIKHARTFVLRCHACFTITKVMTKQFCPACGNKTLKRVSVSVEEDGSTKLYINYKRPINVRGTRYSLPTPKGGKHSTDPILCEDQPVPQNRLSKMAMSQVDVLDADYLSRNSPFKINDVYSRSAHLNMRAGRQGSRNPNQVKRNTGNHKKRSK; from the exons ATGGTCGTAGCCGTACGTGATGGTGGAAGCTGTGAGCTGTGTGAGCTAGTGTTTGCGAAAGCTGTGAACTTGTTTAGAACCTGCAGTTTATGTGGAGCTATGGAGCCTGTAATGTTGTTAGGTGCACGCGTGAAGCATTTAGTCGTTGACTCTGGCGGCTTCATAAAAAATGCGGCACTGCAC GAAATCGGGAAGGAAATTTACACACTACCTGAGGTTGTGAATGAAATAAAAGACAAGGCAACGAAACAGAGGCTGCAGGTCCTTCCGTACACGATCAACTATCGAGTGCCATCTCCTGAAGCGGTAAAGATAA TAAGCGATTTCTCCAAGCTCACTGGAGACTACCCGAGTTTGTCGGCTGTTGACATCAAAGTCCTGGCTCTCACATATATGCTGGAAAAGGAGCATGTGGGAACCGACCACCTTTGCAAGAAACCCAAATGCATGGAG gtgcAGGGAACCGGTGCCCCAAGAGATGCAGTCGCTTCACCTGGCTTTTTTGGGGCTCTTACCATT GAAGAAAACACACAGAAGCCCAAGTCTGTGGAACCCGCTAGTTGTGCGGATGAAACCAGTGAAGATGAAGCAGATTTGGCAGAAGAGGACTCAAGTGATGGTGAATGGATTACCCCAGGCAATATTACagagataaagaaagaaatgggccTGCTAACACTGGAAGAAGTACCAATTCCAGTTGCATGTATATCAACTGATTTTGCTGTGCAG AATGTTCTGATTCAGATGGGTTTGAAAGCTGTTTCTGTTGATGGAATGGCTATCAAACATGCAAGAACATTTGTCTTGCGCTGCCATGCCTGCTTCAC CATCACAAAGGTGATGACGAAACAGTTTTGTCCTGCCTGTGGAAATAAGACACTGAAACGTGTCTCAGTGTCCGTAGAGGAAGATGGCTCTACCAAGCTTTATATCAACTACAAAAGACCAATAAATGTCCGTGGAACACGG TACTCGCTTCCAACGCCCAAAGGAGGGAAGCATTCAACTGATCCCATTTTGTGTGAAGACCAGCCAGTACCGCAGAATCGTTTGTCGAAAATGGCTATGAGCCAGGTTGATGTTCTTGACGCAGACTATCTGTCAAGAAACTCTCCTTTTAAGATCAACGATGTGTACTCTCGCTCTGCCCATCTCAACATGCGAGCTGGTCGTCAAGGGTCTCGAAATCCTAATCAAGTGAAGCGCAACACTGGCAATCACAAGAAACGGAGCAAATAA